The following coding sequences are from one Plasmodium gaboni strain SY75 chromosome 10, whole genome shotgun sequence window:
- a CDS encoding merozoite TRAP-like protein, translating into MKRTIINLYLINIFFALFEIKGISASDTCEEWSEWSACAHGISTRKCLSDPSILNETLICTKCDKWGVWSECKNGKKHRKAINCPFIKVEQECDVDNDMEDGTSPNNNYIYFNIDEEENENENENENENEDENENISNNNVDNNNVDNNNGDNNNVDVDENYNDDEEEEDVKSNDLNNSSSNNNNEITNFIQVNDKMTTKHKTTNIHPVNFIQQKYTKSNRHRSDDFSKILNSMNNMNNNNHTHRSSSSNNTKNFNTYRGNSYMHPHFSNYMSSSVSNTAREEKKTGDDANKIEHDNITKEERIVPINTQNNNNNNNNNNHHHHHGRSDIHEHDTSHSVDGDKYHSNNELPSLSTYDYDMNNDSYKNNYMKKLRDTVKEEQTKRNNNQNNEKLSSSEKHNDDISALYEHMNAKDQDHKQQEQSDSSSNSHFDNYSKLYIASGIGTLILLGGSIATYFLYKEKNEKVVQEETKEENFEVMFNDDAVKGKDNKAMDEEEFWALE; encoded by the coding sequence ATGAAGAGaacaataataaatttatatttgataaatatattttttgcCTTATTTGAAATAAAAGGTATATCAGCAAGTGATACATGTGAAGAATGGTCAGAATGGTCTGCATGTGCTCATGGAATCAGTACTAGAAAATGTTTAAGTGATCCTTCCATTTTGAATGAGACACTTATATGTACTAAGTGTGATAAATGGGGAGTATGGTCAGAATGCAAAAATGGTAAAAAACATAGAAAAGCTATAAACTGTCCTTTTATTAAAGTAGAACAAGAATGTGATGTGGATAATGATATGGAAGATGGCACGAGCCCAAATAataactatatatatttcaacATAGATGAggaagaaaatgaaaatgaaaatgaaaatgaaaatgaaaatgaagatgaaaatgaaaatataagtaATAACAATGTTGATAATAACAATGTTGATAATAACAATGGTGATAATAACAATGTTGATGTAgatgaaaattataatgacgatgaagaagaagaagacGTAAAAAGTAACgatttaaataattctagcagtaataataataatgagaTTACTAATTTCATACAAGTAAATGATAAAATGACTACAAAACATAAAACAACAAATATACATCCAGTTAATTTTATACaacaaaaatatacaaaaagTAATAGACATAGATCTGATGACTTTtctaaaatattaaatagcatgaacaatatgaacaataataatcataCTCATAGAAGTAGCAGTAGTAACAATACcaaaaattttaatacTTATAGAGGAAACAGTTATATGCATCCTCATTTTTCAAATTATATGAGTTCCTCTGTATCTAATACAGCAagagaagaaaaaaaaactgGTGACGATGCGAATAAAATAGAGCATGATAATATAACTAAAGAAGAAAGGATCGTACCAATAAATacacaaaataataataataataataataataataatcatcatcatcatcatgGTCGTAGTGATATACATGAGCATGATACTTCTCATAGTGTAGATGGTGATAAATACCACTCCAATAATGAATTACCAAGTTTGTCGACCTATGATTATGATATGAATAATGAttcttataaaaacaattatatgaaaaaattaagagATACTGTCAAAGAAGAACAAACAAAAcgaaataataatcaaaaCAATGAAAAATTATCTTCCTCAGAAAAACACAATGATGATATCTCTGCATTATATGAACATATGAATGCCAAAGATCAAGATCATAAACAACAGGAACAATCAGATTCGAGCTCAAATAGTCACTTTGACAATTACAgcaaattatatatagcTAGTGGTATAGGTACTCTTATACTTTTGGGAGGTAGTATAGCTACCTATTTCTTAtacaaagaaaaaaatgaaaaggTAGTACAAGAAGAAAcaaaagaagaaaattttGAAGTCATGTTTAATGATGATGCTGTAAAGGGTAAGGATAATAAAGCTATGGATGAAGAAGAATTCTGGGCACTCgaatga
- a CDS encoding hypothetical protein (conserved Plasmodium protein, unknown function), with protein sequence MYVRSISKEITKRMYNSFGHRIMMMSLKNKTTNEILNPRRYIVSYTKVHMTHYLEDYYTNPEIATNMISPMSEYIWWSWLLLQGVIVFGTLFHSNYYFTGKALPKVQGNSQLCEDSW encoded by the exons ATGTATGTGAGAAGTATTAGTAAAGAAATAACGAAAAGGATGTATAATTCTTTTGGACACAGAATTATGATGATGAGtttaaaaaacaaaacaacaaatgaaatattaaatcCAAGAAGATATATAGTGTCATATACAAAAGTGCATATGACTCATTATCTGGAAGATTATTATACTAACCCAGAAATTGCTACAAATATGATTTCTCCTATGTCTGAGTATATCTGGTGGAGTTGGCTACTTCTTCAA GGTGTAATTGTTTTTGGTACTTTATTTCATTccaattattattttactGGAAAGGCCTTGCCAAAGGTTCAAGGAAATTCCCAACTATGTGAGGATTCATGGtga